A region from the Cryptosporangium arvum DSM 44712 genome encodes:
- a CDS encoding aldehyde dehydrogenase (NADP(+)), whose product MELTGEMLIGARAVRGTAGTVHGRDPRTGDALAPSYGLGDAADVAAAASLAAAAFGVYRSTTGEQRGALLDTIAAGLEEIAEPLVARVAAETGIAEPRVRGELARTTGQLRMFGALAREGSWISARIDPALPERTPLPRPDLRQRRVPTGPVAVFGASNFPLAFSVAGGDTASALAVGCPVVVKAHSAHPGTSELVGRVIQGAVAALGLPEGVFSLLFGDGESLGVALVRDPRIRAVGFTGSRSGGTALTAAAAARPVPIPVFAEMSSVNPVFLLPGALATRGAELGAAFVTSLTTGAGQLCTNPGLLFAIEGPGLDEFLGAAAAAIAEVDAAAMLTAGIRAAYDDGVSRLREHPLVTEVAAGPGSPGLSTPHLFTTTADAFLADRGLQDEVFGAAALVVRVTGFAEVIDALEGQLTATVHAAAEDLDLAASLLPSLELLAGRIVFDGWPTGVEVGSATVHGGPYPSTSDGRSTSVGTAAIERFLRPVAYQNLPPALRPPGLDDENTLGLRRTVDGVPR is encoded by the coding sequence ATGGAGCTCACCGGCGAGATGTTGATCGGGGCCCGCGCGGTCCGGGGCACGGCGGGAACCGTGCACGGCCGCGACCCACGGACCGGGGACGCACTGGCGCCGTCGTACGGGCTGGGAGACGCCGCCGACGTGGCCGCGGCGGCGTCGCTGGCCGCGGCCGCGTTCGGCGTCTACCGGAGCACCACCGGGGAGCAGCGCGGGGCGCTGCTCGACACGATCGCGGCCGGGCTCGAGGAGATCGCCGAGCCGCTCGTCGCCCGGGTGGCCGCCGAGACCGGCATCGCCGAGCCGCGGGTGCGTGGTGAGCTGGCCCGAACCACCGGTCAGCTGCGGATGTTCGGCGCGCTCGCCCGCGAGGGCAGCTGGATCTCCGCGCGTATCGACCCCGCGCTCCCCGAGCGCACCCCGCTCCCCCGCCCCGACCTGCGGCAGCGTCGCGTCCCGACCGGGCCGGTCGCCGTGTTCGGGGCGTCGAACTTCCCGCTGGCGTTCTCGGTCGCGGGCGGCGACACCGCGTCGGCGCTGGCGGTGGGATGTCCGGTCGTGGTGAAGGCGCACAGCGCCCACCCGGGCACGTCCGAGCTCGTCGGCCGGGTGATCCAGGGCGCGGTGGCGGCCCTCGGTCTGCCCGAGGGCGTCTTCTCCCTGCTCTTCGGCGACGGGGAGAGCCTGGGCGTCGCGCTCGTGCGCGACCCGCGGATCCGGGCGGTCGGGTTCACCGGCTCCCGGTCCGGCGGTACCGCGCTGACGGCGGCGGCCGCGGCCCGGCCGGTGCCGATCCCGGTGTTCGCCGAGATGTCGAGCGTCAACCCGGTGTTCCTGCTGCCGGGCGCGCTGGCCACGCGCGGGGCGGAGCTGGGCGCGGCGTTCGTGACGTCGCTGACGACCGGCGCCGGCCAGCTGTGCACGAACCCGGGCCTGCTGTTCGCGATCGAGGGGCCCGGCCTGGACGAGTTCCTCGGCGCCGCGGCCGCCGCGATCGCCGAGGTGGACGCGGCGGCGATGCTCACCGCCGGCATCCGGGCCGCGTACGACGACGGGGTCTCCCGGCTGCGCGAGCATCCGCTCGTGACCGAGGTCGCCGCCGGGCCCGGGTCGCCCGGGCTGAGCACACCCCACCTGTTCACGACCACCGCGGACGCGTTCCTCGCCGACCGCGGCCTGCAGGACGAGGTGTTCGGCGCCGCCGCGCTGGTGGTGCGGGTCACCGGCTTCGCCGAGGTGATCGACGCGCTGGAGGGGCAGCTCACCGCGACCGTGCACGCCGCGGCCGAGGACCTCGACCTGGCCGCGTCGCTGCTGCCCTCGCTGGAGCTGCTGGCCGGCCGGATCGTGTTCGACGGCTGGCCCACCGGCGTCGAGGTCGGGTCGGCGACCGTGCACGGCGGCCCGTACCCGAGCACCTCCGACGGGCGGAGCACCTCGGTGGGCACGGCCGCGATCGAACGGTTCCTGCGGCCGGTCGCGTACCAGAACCTTCCGCCCGCGCTGCGGCCACCCGGGCTCGACGACGAGAACACGCTCGGCCTGCGCCGCACGGTCGACGGGGTGCCGCGGTGA
- a CDS encoding Hsp20/alpha crystallin family protein, producing the protein MLMRTDPFRQLDQLFAGIPATWSKPAVIPMDAYRLGDEFVVEFDLPGVSPDAVELDVERNVLTVRAERRPHAEQPAEMEVRERPLGVFTRQLFLGDTLDPERIRAAYADGVLTLRIPVREQAKPRKIAIAHAEPDRKQIDA; encoded by the coding sequence ATGTTGATGCGCACCGACCCGTTCCGGCAGCTCGACCAGCTCTTCGCCGGCATCCCCGCGACCTGGTCCAAGCCCGCAGTGATCCCGATGGACGCCTATCGCCTCGGCGACGAGTTCGTGGTCGAGTTCGACCTGCCGGGTGTCTCCCCGGACGCCGTCGAGCTCGACGTGGAACGCAACGTTCTGACCGTCCGGGCCGAGCGCCGTCCGCACGCCGAGCAGCCCGCCGAGATGGAAGTCCGCGAGCGCCCGCTGGGCGTCTTCACCAGGCAGTTGTTCCTCGGCGACACCCTGGATCCCGAGCGCATCCGGGCCGCGTACGCCGACGGAGTGCTGACGCTGCGCATCCCGGTGCGCGAGCAGGCGAAACCGCGCAAGATCGCGATCGCCCACGCCGAGCCGGACCGGAAGCAGATCGACGCCTGA
- a CDS encoding neutral zinc metallopeptidase, translating into MRGPQFWMRRLAASIGAAAVLVTAACGSPSAGSGSPATGGAAPAGASPTTPVSAAASPSTEFDTEFTQALELVTAYWRQEFTANNVAFAPVKDVRPYTKDGELSCAGQPLSTNNAFYCPPSDLLGYDVNFVRAGYDKIGDGFLYLLLAHEYGHAVQTRVNTNRLVSRVYELQADCLAGAVIGDSTRAGTIELERGDADEIMTSIMTIADPDGVPWFDPTAHGSNADRLAAFSRGYRSSYGACHLDSLSGVRLVPSSPR; encoded by the coding sequence ATGCGCGGACCACAGTTCTGGATGCGTCGGCTGGCGGCGTCGATCGGCGCGGCGGCGGTGCTCGTGACCGCGGCCTGCGGCTCGCCGTCGGCCGGGTCCGGCTCCCCGGCCACGGGTGGGGCGGCACCGGCGGGGGCGAGCCCCACGACGCCGGTGTCGGCCGCCGCGAGCCCGTCGACGGAGTTCGACACCGAGTTCACCCAGGCGCTCGAGCTCGTCACCGCGTACTGGCGCCAGGAGTTCACCGCGAACAACGTGGCCTTCGCACCGGTGAAGGACGTCCGGCCGTACACGAAGGACGGTGAGCTGAGCTGCGCCGGCCAGCCGCTCTCGACGAACAACGCGTTCTACTGCCCGCCGTCGGACCTGCTCGGCTACGACGTCAACTTCGTGCGCGCCGGGTACGACAAGATCGGCGACGGTTTCCTGTACCTCCTGCTGGCCCACGAGTACGGCCACGCGGTCCAGACCCGGGTGAACACGAACCGGCTCGTCAGCCGCGTCTACGAGTTGCAGGCCGACTGCCTGGCCGGCGCCGTGATCGGGGACTCGACCCGGGCCGGGACGATCGAACTCGAGCGCGGCGACGCGGACGAGATCATGACGTCGATCATGACGATCGCCGACCCCGACGGCGTGCCGTGGTTCGACCCGACCGCGCACGGTTCGAACGCCGACCGGCTCGCCGCGTTCAGCCGGGGCTACCGGAGTTCGTACGGCGCCTGCCATTTGGACAGCCTGAGCGGCGTCCGCCTAGTTCCGTCGTCACCCCGATGA
- a CDS encoding alpha/beta fold hydrolase, translating into MLETFTLHKHQFDQYRGEIATRSGPASFVDTGGGGIPALFVHGVGTSSYLWRNVFAELVGDRRCIAIDLPLHGRTPASADQDFSLPALAEFVAHCCDALRLARVDLVANNTGGAVAQIFAVRHRERLNSLTLTNCEAHDNVPPTAFLPTVLLARAGMLARTGPPLLHDLPRARELVYGVGYQDVDALPEEIVLANLTPLIGTHEAARQFQRFLTSLRAPDLLAVEPELARLNVPTQIVWGTADIFFGRRWAYWLRDTISGASRVVEIPGGKLFFPDERAREFAATLRRHWARP; encoded by the coding sequence ATGTTGGAGACCTTCACGCTCCACAAGCACCAGTTTGACCAGTATCGGGGCGAGATCGCGACGCGGTCGGGTCCGGCCAGCTTCGTCGACACCGGCGGCGGTGGCATTCCGGCGTTGTTCGTCCACGGCGTCGGCACCAGCAGTTATCTCTGGCGGAACGTGTTCGCCGAGCTGGTCGGCGATCGCCGGTGCATCGCGATCGACCTGCCGCTGCACGGGCGCACCCCCGCCTCGGCCGATCAGGACTTCTCCCTGCCGGCGCTGGCCGAGTTCGTCGCGCACTGCTGCGACGCGCTCCGGCTCGCCCGCGTCGACCTGGTGGCGAACAACACCGGCGGCGCGGTCGCCCAGATCTTCGCGGTGCGCCACCGCGAGCGGCTGAACTCCCTCACGCTCACCAACTGCGAGGCGCACGACAACGTCCCGCCGACGGCGTTCCTGCCGACCGTGCTGCTCGCCCGGGCCGGGATGCTCGCCCGCACCGGGCCGCCGCTGCTGCACGACCTGCCCCGGGCCCGCGAGCTGGTGTACGGCGTCGGCTACCAGGACGTCGACGCCTTACCCGAGGAGATCGTGCTGGCCAACCTGACCCCGCTGATCGGCACGCACGAGGCCGCCCGCCAGTTCCAGCGGTTCCTCACCTCGCTCCGGGCCCCCGACCTGCTCGCGGTCGAGCCGGAGCTGGCCCGCCTGAACGTGCCGACCCAGATCGTGTGGGGCACCGCCGACATCTTCTTCGGCCGCCGGTGGGCCTACTGGCTGCGGGACACGATCTCCGGCGCGTCCCGGGTGGTCGAGATCCCCGGCGGCAAACTCTTCTTCCCCGACGAGCGCGCCCGCGAGTTCGCCGCCACGCTGCGCCGGCACTGGGCCCGCCCTTAA
- a CDS encoding SPFH domain-containing protein yields MGLMDKIRGEFIDIIEWLDDSRDTIVWRFPRYQNEIKMGAKLVVRESQVAVFVNEGQIADAFGPGTYTLETRNLPILSTIKGWKYGFDSPWKAEVYFVNTRVFTDMKWGTQNPVTVRDPEFGVVRLRAFGSYAVRVADPKRLLTELVGTDPQFRTDEVAEYLRQLTVSHLGSALATAQVPMIDLAAHQQQIGQRLASVLSEELAPIGIVIPKFIIENISVPPEVEQALDKRTQMGVLGDLDQYTKFQTANAIEDAANNPGGGAGEGFGLGLGMAAGQRMAQSLNPAPAPAAGPPPLPAQAQWYLGVGGQQAGPYDQAALAAQVASGALTRTTLVWKTGMAQWVPAEQVPELAGVLGSVPPPLPPQ; encoded by the coding sequence ATGGGCCTGATGGACAAGATCCGCGGCGAGTTCATCGACATCATCGAGTGGCTGGACGACAGCCGCGACACGATCGTCTGGCGGTTTCCGCGCTACCAGAACGAGATCAAGATGGGCGCCAAGCTCGTCGTCCGCGAATCGCAGGTCGCGGTGTTCGTGAACGAGGGCCAGATCGCGGACGCGTTCGGGCCGGGCACCTACACGCTCGAGACCCGGAACCTGCCGATCCTGAGCACGATCAAGGGCTGGAAGTACGGGTTCGACTCGCCGTGGAAGGCCGAGGTGTACTTCGTCAACACCCGGGTCTTCACGGACATGAAGTGGGGCACGCAGAACCCGGTGACGGTCCGCGACCCGGAGTTCGGCGTCGTGCGCCTGCGCGCCTTCGGCTCGTACGCGGTCCGGGTGGCCGACCCCAAGAGGCTGCTCACCGAGCTCGTCGGCACCGATCCGCAGTTCCGCACCGACGAGGTCGCCGAGTACCTGCGCCAGCTGACCGTCAGCCACCTGGGCAGCGCGCTCGCCACCGCGCAGGTCCCGATGATCGATCTGGCCGCGCACCAGCAGCAGATCGGGCAGAGGCTCGCCTCGGTGCTGAGCGAGGAGCTCGCGCCGATCGGCATCGTGATCCCGAAGTTCATCATCGAGAACATCTCGGTGCCGCCGGAGGTCGAGCAGGCGCTGGACAAGCGCACCCAGATGGGCGTGCTCGGCGACCTCGACCAGTACACGAAGTTCCAGACCGCGAACGCGATCGAGGACGCCGCGAACAACCCGGGCGGCGGTGCCGGCGAGGGCTTCGGGCTGGGCCTCGGGATGGCGGCCGGGCAACGCATGGCGCAGTCGCTGAATCCGGCTCCCGCCCCGGCCGCCGGGCCTCCCCCGCTGCCCGCCCAGGCGCAGTGGTACCTCGGCGTCGGCGGCCAGCAGGCCGGGCCCTACGACCAGGCCGCGCTGGCCGCCCAGGTCGCCTCGGGCGCGCTCACCCGCACCACGCTGGTGTGGAAGACCGGCATGGCCCAGTGGGTGCCGGCCGAGCAGGTGCCCGAGCTGGCCGGTGTGCTGGGCTCCGTCCCGCCGCCCCTCCCGCCGCAGTGA
- a CDS encoding mycofactocin-coupled SDR family oxidoreductase, with protein MGQLDGKVAFITGAARGQGRSHALTLAREGADIIAIDLCAQAETVPYPMATPEDLAETVKEVEALDRRIIAAQVDVRDLAGLKAAVDQGVAELGRLDIVLANAGISTPAPTLEMDETVWDEMIEINLTGVWKTVKASVPHIQAGGRGGAVVITSSLAATWVNANTAHYSAAKAGIVMLAKVMAKELAPESIRVNTVHPTTVATGMILNDPTYRLFRPDLENPTREDFDVAAKELNKLPVVALDPSDISNAILYLVADTGRYITGTTHYVDAGGQL; from the coding sequence ATGGGACAGCTCGACGGCAAAGTCGCGTTCATCACCGGCGCCGCCCGGGGCCAGGGCCGTAGCCACGCGCTGACGCTGGCCCGCGAGGGCGCCGACATCATCGCGATCGACCTCTGCGCACAGGCCGAGACCGTCCCCTACCCGATGGCCACACCCGAGGACCTGGCCGAGACCGTGAAAGAGGTCGAGGCGCTGGACCGGCGCATCATCGCCGCGCAGGTCGACGTCCGCGATCTGGCCGGGCTGAAGGCCGCGGTCGACCAGGGCGTCGCCGAGCTCGGCCGTCTGGACATCGTGCTGGCCAACGCCGGCATCTCCACGCCCGCACCGACGCTCGAGATGGACGAGACGGTCTGGGACGAGATGATCGAGATCAACCTGACCGGCGTCTGGAAGACGGTCAAGGCCTCGGTGCCGCACATCCAGGCCGGCGGCCGGGGCGGCGCGGTCGTGATCACGAGTTCGCTCGCCGCGACCTGGGTCAACGCCAACACCGCGCACTACTCCGCGGCCAAGGCCGGCATCGTGATGCTGGCGAAGGTGATGGCCAAGGAGCTGGCCCCGGAGAGCATCCGGGTCAACACCGTGCACCCGACGACGGTGGCCACCGGGATGATCCTCAACGACCCGACCTACCGGCTCTTCCGCCCGGACCTGGAGAACCCGACCCGCGAGGACTTCGACGTGGCCGCCAAGGAGCTGAACAAGCTCCCGGTGGTCGCGCTCGACCCGAGCGACATCAGCAACGCGATCCTGTACCTGGTGGCCGACACCGGGCGCTACATCACCGGCACCACGCACTACGTCGACGCCGGGGGTCAGCTGTAG
- a CDS encoding LLM class flavin-dependent oxidoreductase — protein MTDYGHDLVFGTFLTPSAEDPGRVVALAQLTEQLGFDFATVQDHPYQARFLDTWTLLSVIAARTTTLRVAPNVVNLPLRPPAVLAKSVASLDLLSGGRVELGLGSGAFWDGIAALGGRKLSPAQGVDALAEAIGVIRALWAPGGSVRLDGEYYPVRGAHAGPAPAHDVGIWLGAYKKRMLALTGRAADGWLPSSPYAGPEKLPAMNAAIDAAAADAGRDPREIRRLYNITPQFTADQLAELTLEQGMSGYLVMGDDPEVVRRFAAEVLPAVKAQVDAERARRAAAPPSSAANTPPAASTPGIEPAATGTVASRSGRPLPTGLGVTPTPDDGVRLSGVTLWDETERPTGPAPDPGRAYTAAQRASGQHLIDVHDHLRSELATVRDLIEQVAAGLTDPGAARSAINAMTMRQNNWTLGTYCESYCRVVTTHHTLEDTALFPRLRRADAGLTPVVDRLAAEHVVIHDVLERVDRALVGLVTDEKDIDQVRAEVDLLSDTLLSHLAYEERELVEPLARLEII, from the coding sequence ATGACTGACTACGGACACGACCTGGTGTTCGGCACGTTTCTCACGCCGAGCGCCGAGGACCCGGGGCGCGTCGTCGCGCTGGCCCAGCTCACCGAGCAGCTCGGGTTCGACTTCGCCACCGTGCAGGACCACCCGTACCAGGCCCGCTTCCTCGACACGTGGACGCTGCTCTCGGTGATCGCCGCCCGCACGACCACGTTGCGGGTCGCGCCGAACGTCGTCAACCTGCCGTTGCGGCCGCCGGCGGTGCTGGCGAAGAGCGTCGCCTCGCTCGACCTGCTCAGCGGCGGCCGGGTGGAGCTCGGCCTCGGGTCCGGTGCGTTCTGGGACGGGATCGCCGCGCTCGGTGGGCGCAAGCTCAGCCCGGCCCAGGGCGTCGACGCGCTCGCGGAGGCGATCGGCGTCATCCGGGCGCTCTGGGCGCCGGGCGGGTCGGTCCGGCTCGACGGTGAGTACTACCCGGTCCGCGGTGCGCACGCCGGGCCGGCGCCGGCCCACGACGTCGGGATCTGGCTCGGGGCGTACAAGAAGCGGATGCTGGCGCTGACCGGCCGGGCGGCCGACGGGTGGCTCCCGAGCAGCCCCTATGCCGGGCCGGAGAAGCTGCCGGCGATGAACGCCGCGATCGACGCCGCCGCCGCGGACGCCGGGCGGGACCCGCGGGAGATCCGCCGCCTCTACAACATCACGCCGCAGTTCACCGCCGACCAGCTGGCCGAGCTCACGCTCGAGCAGGGGATGAGCGGCTACCTCGTAATGGGGGACGACCCCGAGGTGGTGCGCCGGTTCGCCGCCGAGGTCCTACCCGCCGTCAAAGCCCAGGTCGACGCCGAGCGCGCGCGCCGCGCGGCCGCACCACCCTCCTCCGCCGCGAACACTCCGCCCGCGGCGAGCACCCCGGGCATCGAGCCCGCGGCCACCGGTACGGTCGCCTCCCGGTCCGGGCGCCCGCTCCCCACCGGCCTGGGCGTCACCCCGACCCCCGACGACGGCGTGCGCTTGTCCGGCGTCACCCTCTGGGACGAGACGGAACGCCCCACCGGACCGGCACCCGACCCGGGCCGCGCCTACACGGCGGCCCAGCGCGCCTCCGGGCAGCACCTGATCGACGTGCACGACCACCTGCGCTCCGAGCTCGCGACCGTGCGCGACCTGATCGAGCAGGTCGCGGCCGGCCTCACCGATCCGGGTGCGGCCCGGTCGGCGATCAACGCGATGACGATGCGCCAGAACAACTGGACGCTCGGCACGTACTGCGAGTCCTACTGCCGGGTGGTCACCACGCACCACACGCTGGAGGACACCGCCCTGTTCCCGCGGCTACGGCGGGCCGACGCGGGGCTCACGCCGGTCGTCGACCGGCTGGCCGCCGAGCACGTGGTGATCCACGACGTGCTGGAGCGGGTCGATCGGGCGTTGGTCGGCCTGGTCACCGACGAGAAGGACATCGACCAGGTGCGGGCCGAGGTCGACCTGCTCTCGGACACGCTGCTCTCGCACCTGGCCTACGAGGAGCGCGAGCTGGTGGAGCCGCTGGCCCGGCTAGAGATCATCTGA
- a CDS encoding STAS domain-containing protein, with the protein MSPRPDVLAPLVSTDGTLDVSRAVDEANHWALFQLSGTLDEGSAPQLLELLVAAARVDAVDLVIADLLQVPWIGGPGARCLEAGARATGRHGAQLVLTRPTLFVRRVLEVVGLAGLVTDEAEAGWHWSDDL; encoded by the coding sequence ATGTCCCCCCGGCCCGACGTCCTCGCGCCACTCGTCTCGACCGACGGCACCCTGGACGTCTCGCGCGCGGTGGACGAGGCGAACCACTGGGCGCTGTTCCAGCTCTCCGGCACCCTCGACGAGGGCAGCGCACCCCAGTTGCTGGAGCTCCTGGTCGCGGCGGCCCGGGTCGACGCCGTCGACCTGGTGATCGCCGACCTGCTCCAGGTGCCCTGGATCGGCGGGCCCGGCGCGCGGTGCCTCGAGGCCGGCGCGCGGGCCACCGGGCGCCACGGCGCGCAGCTGGTGCTCACGCGCCCGACCCTGTTCGTGCGGCGGGTGCTGGAGGTGGTCGGCCTGGCCGGCCTCGTCACCGACGAGGCCGAGGCCGGGTGGCACTGGTCAGATGATCTCTAG